One Gossypium raimondii isolate GPD5lz chromosome 3, ASM2569854v1, whole genome shotgun sequence genomic window carries:
- the LOC105796418 gene encoding calcium-dependent protein kinase 14, translating to MGSCVARPSKLIGVRKGDYPKSKSGRSYFNSKCSRKSKSSRTSNNKVLKDPLEENILHKYEIGNELGRGEFGITYQCFELETGEAYACKKISKAKLKTDIDIEDVQREVEILRHLPKHPNLVSYKDAFEDDEAVYLVMELCRGGELFDRIVAKGHYTERAAAKVIKTILEIVKVCHEHGVIHRDLKPENFLLADESETAPIKVIDFGLSIFYEPGERFSDIVGSPYYMAPEVLRRNYGKEIDIWSTGVILYILLCGVPPFWDGISISFSFFLILVTESRFRSIEKFINFRQMTLILLTESAFAQYIYIYIYMCIEKTINWVGADTEEGIARAIIRGVIDFERDPWPKVSAEVKDLVRSMLDPNPYTRISLQEVLEHPWIQNLQNAPNFNLGENVGARIKQFSLMSKFKKKVLRVVADNLPNEQIDVIIEMFNMMDTDNNGYLSFEELRDGLQKIGHSVGDPDVRMLMEAADIDGNGTLSCEEFVIMVVHLKRIGNDEHLAQAFNHFDKNQSGYIEFEELKETLLQDDPGPNNEQLIKDIMQDVDKDKDGRISYQEFKAMMLTGMDWKMASRQYSRALINAVSIKILRQSGQLK from the exons ATGGGAAGTTGCGTCGCTAGACCGTCGAAACTAATAGGAGTAAGAAAAGGCGATTACCCAAAATCAAAATCTGGTCGGTCGTATTTCAACTCGAAATGTTCACGGAAATCGAAGAGCTCGCGGACGAGTAACAACAAGGTTCTGAAAGATCCATTAGAAGAGAACATCTTGCACAAATATGAGATCGGGAATGAATTGGGGAGGGGTGAGTTCGGGATAACTTATCAATGCTTTGAGCTGGAAACTGGGGAAGCCTATGCGTGCAAGAAGATATCGAAGGCGAAGCTAAAGACGGATATTGACATCGAAGACGTACAGAGAGAAGTCGAGATCTTAAGGCATTTGCCTAAGCATCCGAATTTGGTGAGTTATAAGGATGCTTTTGAAGATGATGAAGCTGTTTATCTTGTAATGGAGCTTTGCCGTGGAGGTGAACTTTTCGATAGAATCGTCGCTAAAGGTCATTATACGGAACGAGCCGCTGCTAAAgttattaaaactattttggaGATTGTTAAG GTGTGCCATGAACATGGAGTTATACATAGGGATTTAAAACCAGAGAATTTCTTGCTGGCTGATGAAAGCGAGACTGCACCAATTAAAGTAATTGATTTTGGTCTCTCCATTTTCTATGAACctg GTGAACGTTTCAGTGACATAGTGGGAAGTCCATATTACATGGCTCCAGAGGTTCTAAGGAGAAATTATGGGAAAGAAATTGATATTTGGAGCACTGGTGTCATCCTTTATATCCTCCTCTGTGGCGTTCCTCCCTTTTGGGATGgtatttctatttctttttctttttttttaatattagtgACGGAAAGTCGATTCCGTTctattgaaaaattcatcaacttcCGACAGATGACACTTATTCTCCTAACAGAATCGGCCTTcgctcaatatatatatatatatatatatatgtgtattgaaaaaacaataaattgggTTGGTGCAGATACTGAAGAAGGAATTGCCCGTGCAATAATAAGAGGGGTGATAGATTTTGAAAGGGACCCATGGCCTAAAGTTTCAGCTGAAGTAAAGGACCTTGTTAGAAGCATGCTTGATCCTAATCCCTACACTCGCATATCCCTTCAAGAGGTGCTTG AACATCCATGGATACAAAACTTGCAAAATGCTCCAAACTTCAATCTAGGAGAAAATGTGGGAGCAAGGATTAAGCAGTTCTCACTAATGAGCAAGTTCAAGAAGAAAGTTCTAAGG GTGGTTGCCGACAACTTGCCGAACGAACAAATCGATGTGATTATCGAAATGTTCAACATGATGGACACCGACAATAATGGATACTTGTCGTTCGAGGAACTAAGAGACGGACTTCAGAAAATCGGTCACTCCGTCGGCGATCCCGATGTCCGGATGTTAATGGAAGCG GCGGACATCGATGGGAATGGGACACTGAGCTGTGAGGAATTCGTGATAATGGTGGTTCATTTGAAAAGGATAGGGAACGACGAGCATCTAGCACAAGCTTTCAATCACTTTGACAAGAACCAAAGTGGTTATATCGAATTTGAAGAATTGAAAGAAACTTTATTGCAAGATGACCCTGGTCCCAACAATGAACAGCTCATTAAGGATATCATGCAAGATGTTGACAAGGATAAG GACGGTCGAATCAGTTACCAAGAGTTCAAGGCAATGATGCTAACAGGCATGGACTGGAAAATGGCTTCTCGCCAATATTCTAGAGCATTGATAAATGCAGTGAGTATCAAAATATTAAGACAGTCTGGCCAACTAAAATGA
- the LOC105796417 gene encoding probable E3 ubiquitin-protein ligase ARI7 — translation MESEDDMIDDSVSMEDDFYSGDLSYCYDDDPNDNDNDYYFDDDNDYGLLEDDDDDDQDAIVSRRPQLSYTVLKEADIKQQQEDDISKVSTVLSISRVDATILLRYYNWSVSKVHDEWFADEGGVRQSVGLLERPAVQVSNARELTCGICFESFLRDNITSVACGHPFCLSCWRGYISTTIYDGPGCLSLRCPDPSCNAAVGKDMIDKLATSEEKEKYSRYLLRSYVEDNRKTKWCPAPGCEYAVDFTVGSGNFDVSCNCSYSFCWNCTEEAHRPVDCETVAKWILKNSAESENMNWILANSKPCPKCKRPIEKNQGCMHMTCTPPCKFEFCWLCLGAWAEHGERTGGFYACNRYEAAKQEGVYDEAERRREMAKNSLEKYTHYYERWASNQLSRQKALADLHQMQTVHLEKLSDLQCTPESQLKFITEAWLQIVECRRVLKWTYAYGYYLPEHEHAKRQFFEYLQGEAESGLERLHQCAEKELNKFVTGDGPSKEFDDFRAKLAGLTSVTKNYFENLVRALENGLADVDSQAAAACSKTTSSKNTGGTSKTRGGRGKGSSKSGGSGRNVDDTSN, via the exons GACTCGGTTTCCATGGAAGATGATTTCTACAGCGGCGATTTGAGCTATTGTTACGACGACGACCCTAATGATAACGATAACGATTATTACTTCGACGATGACAATGATTACGGCTTACTTGAAgatgacgatgatgatgatCAAGATGCCATTGTTTCTCGTCGCCCTCAG CTAAGTTATACTGTTTTGAAGGAAGCAGATATAAAACAGCAACAGGAGGATGATATTTCTAAGGTTTCTACTGTTCTTTCAATATCAAGAGTTGATGCAACCATTTTGCTCCGATACTATAATTG GAGTGTCAGTAAAGTGCATGATGAATGGTTTGCTGATGAAGGAGGAGTACGGCAATCTGTTGGATTGTTGGAGAGACCAGCTGTTCAAGTGTCCAATGCTAGAGAA CTTACTTGTGGGATCTGTTTTGAATCTTTCCTGCGTGACAACATTACTTCAGTTGCTTGTGGTCATCCCTTTTGCCTTTCTTGCTGGCGAG GTTACATTTCCACGACCATTTATGATGGTCCTGGATGTTTATCACTTAGGTGTCCAGATCCATCTTGTAATGCTGCTGTTGGCAAAGATATGATCGATAAATTGGCAACttcagaagaaaaagaaaaatattcccGTTACCTACTTAGGTCTTATGTTGAAGATAACAGGAAG ACCAAGTGGTGTCCTGCTCCGGGGTGTGAATATGCTGTTGATTTTACCGTTGGCAGTGGAAATTTTGATGTCTCCTGCAACTGCTCATATAGCTTTTGTTGGAAT TGTACTGAAGAAGCTCATCGCCCTGTTGACTGTGAGACTGTGGCAAAGTGGATTTTGAAGAATAGTGCAGAGTCAGAAAACATGAACTG GATACTAGCTAACTCCAAGCCTTGCCCCAAATGCAAGCGGCCAATTGAAAAGAACCAAGGGTGTATGCACATGACATGTACACCGCCTTGTAAATTTGAGTTTTGCTG GTTATGCCTTGGTGCTTGGGCAGAACATGGTGAGAGAACTGGTGGTTTCTATGCTTGTAATCGTTATGAAGCCGCTAAGCAAGAGGGTGTG TATGATGAGGCTGAAAGAAGGCGAGAAATGGCAAAGAACTCCTTGGAGAAATACACCCATTATTATGAACGTTGGGCAAGCAATCAATTG TCAAGACAGAAGGCTCTTGCAGATTTACATCAAATGCAAACCGTGCAT CTTGAGAAGCTTAGTGACTTGCAATGCACACCCGAGTCTCAGCTTAAGTTTATAACAGAAGCATGGCTTCAG ATAGTTGAATGTAGACGAGTTCTCAAATGGACTTATGCATACGGATATTACCTTCCAGAGCATGAGCATGCTAAGAGACAGTTTTTTGAGTACCTCCAAG GGGAGGCGGAGTCAGGTTTGGAAAGGCTTCATCAGTGTGCTGAgaaggaattaaataaatttgttactGGTGATGGCCCATCAAAGGAGTTTGATGACTTTCGTGCAAAGTTAGCTGGGCTAACTAg TGTGACAAAAAATTACTTTGAGAATTTGGTTAGAGCACTTGAGAATGGCCTGGCAGATGTTGATTCCCAGGCTGCAGCTGCCTGCAGTAAGACAACGAGCTCGAAAAATACGGGTGGGACTAGCAAGACAAGAGGGGGCAGGGGAAAAGGGAGTTCTAAATCTGGTGGTTCCGGCAGAAATGTAGATGATACAAGTAATTAG